One genomic window of Gossypium hirsutum isolate 1008001.06 chromosome D11, Gossypium_hirsutum_v2.1, whole genome shotgun sequence includes the following:
- the LOC107911956 gene encoding shaggy-related protein kinase theta isoform X4, protein MASSSLETVASTSYVTSVARTEKPDVDLLPNEMHEMRIRDEKTADPDEKDMEAPIINGNGTETGQIISATIGGRDGKPKQTISYMAERVIGRGSFGVVFQAKCLERGESVAIKKVPQDKRYKNRELQIMRILDHPNVVQLKHCFFSNTDKDELYLNLVLEYVPETVYQVSKHYTKVNYHVPILHVQLYIYQICRALNYLHHVVGVCHRDIKPQNLLVNPHTHQLKICDFGSAKMLVPGEPNISYICSRYYRAPELIFGATVYSTAIDMWSVGCVMAELLLGHPLFPGESGVDQLVEIIKILGTPTREEIKCMNPNYTEFKFPQIKAHPWHKIFHKQFPPAAVDLVSRLLQYSPNIRCTSLEACAHPFFDNLRDPNVCLPNGQALPPLFNFTAKELAGASDELRQRLIPEHART, encoded by the exons ATGGCTTCTTCATCTCTGGAAACTGTAGCAAGTACGTCCTATGTAACTTCTGTTGCTAGAACCGAAAAGCCAGATGTTGATCTGCTCcctaatgaaatgcatgaaatgagaATTAGAGATGAGAAAACAGCTGACCCAGATGAGAAG GATATGGAGGCTCCTATTATTAATGGAAATGGAACAGAAACGGGTCAGATAATTTCAGCTACTATTGGTGGTCGGGATGGGAAACCAAAACAG ACAATCTCTTACATGGCAGAGCGTGTGATTGGCAGAGGTTCATTTGGCGTTGTCTTTCAG GCCAAGTGCTTGGAAAGAGGTGAATCTGTTGCTATAAAGAAGGTTCCGCAGGATAAAAGATACAAAAATAGGGAACTCCAGATTATGCGTATACTTGACCATCCTAATGTGGTTCAACTGAAGCACTGTTTCTTTTCAAACACTGACAAAGATGAGCTCTATCTTAATCTTGTTCTAGAGTATGTACCGGAAACTGTTTACCAAGTTTCAAAGCACTACACCAAAGTGAACTATCATGTGCCCATTCTTCATGTGCAGCTGTATATATACCAG ATTTGTCGTGCTCTGAATTATTTACATCATGTGGTTGGTGTTTGTCATCGTGATATTAAGCCTCAAAATTTACTG GTCAATCCCCACACTCACCAGTTGAAGATATGTGATTTTGGTAGTGCAAAAATGTTG GTACCAGGCGAACCTAACATATCATATATATGCTCAAGATATTATAGGGCTCCAGAACTTATATTCGGGGCGACGGTGTATAGCACTGCTATTGATATGTGGTCTGTTGGTTGTGTCATGGCTGAGCTTCTGCTTGGACAT CCGCTATTTCCTGGTGAAAGTGGTGTCGATCAACTAGTGGAAATTATTAAG atactgGGAACACCGACCAGAGAAGAAATTAAATGCATGAATCCAAATTACACTGAATTTAAGTTCCCTCAGATCAAAGCTCATCCATGGCATAAG ATATTTCACAAGCAATTTCCCCCTGCTGCGGTGGATCTTGTGTCAAGGCTGCTTCAATATTCACCAAACATACGTTGCACCTCT TTGGAGGCATGTGCACACCCTTTCTTCGATAATTTAAGGGACCCTAATGTATGCTTGCCTAACGGGCAAGCCCTACCTCCGCTATTCAATTTCACAGCTAAAG
- the LOC107911955 gene encoding homeobox-leucine zipper protein ANTHOCYANINLESS 2 isoform X1, with amino-acid sequence MSFGGFLDNSTGGGFGGARMVADIPYSNNMATGATAIAQPRLMSPSLPKNIFNSPGLSLALQPNIDNQGDHGSRIMRESLEGSVGRRSREEEHESRSGSDNMDGASGDDQDAADKPPRKKRYHRHTPQQIQELEALFKECPHPDEKQRLELSKRLCLETRQVKFWFQNRRTQMKTQLERHENSLLRQENDKLRAENMSIRDAMRNPICTNCGGPAIIGDISLEEQHLRIENARLKDELDRVCALAGKFLGRPISTLATSIAPPLPNSSLELGVGSNGFGALSTVATTLPLGPDFGGGMSNALIPASRPTTAVTGLDRSVERSMFLELALAAMDELVKMAQTDEPLWIRSLEGGREILNQDEYLRTFTPCIGMKSNGFVTEASRESGMVIINSLALVETLMDSNRWSEMFPCMIARTSTTDVISSGVGGTRNGALQLMHAELQVLSPLVPVREVNFLRFCKQHAEGVWAVVDVSIETIRETSGAPSFVNCRRLPSGCVVQDMPNGYSKVTWVEHAEYEESQVHQLYHPLLRSGMAFGAQRWVATLQRQCECLAILMSSSVPTRDHTGITASGRRSMLKLAQRMTDNFCAGVCASTVHKWNKLNVGNVDEDVRVMTRKSVDDPGEPPGIVLSAATSVWLPVSPQRLFDFLRDERLRSEWDILSNGGPMQEMAHIAKGQDHGNCVSLLRASAMNANQSSMLILQETCIDAAGSLVVYAPVDIPAMHVVMNGGDSAYVALLPSGFAIVPDGPGSRGPTSNGQVNRNGGGGGGAQRVGGSLLTVAFQILVNSLPTAKLTVESVETVNNLISCTVQKIKAALQCES; translated from the exons ATGAGTTTTGGGGGATTTTTGGATAACAGCACTGGTGGAGGCTTTGGGGGTGCAAGAATGGTTGCAGACATCCCTTATAGCAATAACATGGCCACCGGTGCTACTGCTATTGCCCAGCCTCGGCTTATGTCTCCTTCTCTTCCTAAGAACATATTTAACTCTCCAGGGCTCTCCCTTGCTCTC CAACCGAATATAGATAATCAAGGAGATCATGGGAGCAGGATAATGCGTGAGAGTTTGGAGGGAAGTGTGGGGAGAAGAAGTAGAGAAGAAGAACATGAGAGCAGATCTGGGAGTGATAACATGGATGGAGCTTCGGGAGATGATCAAGACGCCGCCGACAAGCCTCCCAGGAAGAAGAGATACCACCGACACACTCCTCAGCAAATCCAAGAGCTTGAAGC TCTCTTTAAGGAGTGCCCTCATCCCGATGAGAAGCAGAGATTGGAGCTTAGCAAAAGGCTTTGCTTAGAAACCAGACAGGTTAAGTTTTGGTTCCAAAACCGCCGTACCCAAATGAAG ACCCAATTGGAACGTCATGAGAACTCTTTGCTCAGGCAAGAGAATGATAAGCTTCGAGCTGAAAACATGTCTATAAGGGACGCTATGAGGAACCCCATTTGTACTAATTGCGGGGGTCCGGCGATTATCGGTGATATATCCCTTGAAGAACAACACCTTAGGATCGAGAACGCTCGTTTGAAAGATGAGCTAGATCGAGTTTGTGCACTGGCAGGCAAGTTTCTGGGGCGTCCCATTTCAACACTAGCCACTTCAATTGCACCTCCATTGCCCAACTCAAGTTTGGAGCTTGGAGTTGGTAGCAACGGTTTCGGAGCTTTAAGCACCGTGGCTACAACATTGCCTTTGGGGCCTGACTTTGGAGGTGGGATGTCAAATGCTTTGATTCCTGCTAGCAGACCAACAACTGCAGTGACTGGACTCGACAGATCGGTGGAAAGATCCATGTTTTTGGAACTTGCTTTGGCAGCAATGGATGAATTGGTTAAGATGGCACAAACTGATGAACCGCTTTGGATTAGGAGCTTGGAAGGTGGGAGAGAAATACTAAACCAAGATGAGTACTTGAGGACTTTCACTCCTTGCATTGGCATGAAATCCAACGGCTTTGTCACTGAGGCTTCTCGAGAGTCTGGGATGGTGATTATCAACAGTTTGGCCCTTGTTGAAACCTTGATGGACTCG aaTCGTTGGTCGGAGATGTTTCCATGTATGATTGCCAGAACATCAACGACTGATGTGATATCTAGTGGTGTGGGAGGAACCAGGAACGGTGCACTTCAACTG ATGCATGCTGAGCTCCAAGTCCTTTCTCCTTTGGTTCCAGTTCGCGAGGTTAATTTCCTAAGGTTCTGCAAGCAACACGCAGAAGGGGTTTGGGCTGTGGTCGATGTGTCCATTGAGACCATCCGAGAAACTTCGGGTGCACCCTCATTTGTGAACTGCAGGAGGCTTCCTTCTGGCTGTGTTGTGCAAGATATGCCCAATGGCTACTCCAAG GTGACATGGGTGGAACATGCAGAATATGAGGAGAGCCAAGTTCACCAACTCTACCACCCATTGCTAAGATCGGGGATGGCCTTCGGTGCCCAACGCTGGGTGGCCACCCTACAGCGCCAATGCGAATGCCTTGCTATCCTTATGTCCTCCTCTGTTCCCACTAGGGATCATACAG GGATAACTGCAAGTGGGAGACGAAGCATGCTAAAGCTAGCCCAACGAATGACGGATAATTTCTGTGCTGGGGTGTGTGCCTCCACGGTTCATAAATGGAACAAGCTGAACGTAGGGAACGTGGATGAGGACGTTAGGGTAATGACCCGAAAGAGCGTTGACGACCCCGGTGAGCCACCGGGCATCGTGTTGAGCGCGGCTACTTCAGTTTGGTTGCCAGTGTCACCTCAAAGACTGTTTGATTTCCTGCGTGATGAACGGCTGAGAAGCGAGTGGGACATCTTGTCCAACGGTGGTCCCATGCAAGAGATGGCCCACATCGCCAAAGGCCAAGATCACGGCAACTGCGTCTCCCTCCTCCGTGCCAGC GCCATGAACGCAAACCAGAGCAGCATGCTGATACTGCAGGAGACATGCATCGATGCGGCGGGATCGCTTGTGGTGTACGCGCCTGTTGACATCCCAGCCATGCACGTGGTTATGAACGGAGGTGATTCCGCTTACGTGGCTCTCTTACCCTCGGGTTTTGCTATCGTCCCCGATGGACCAGGCTCTCGTGGGCCTACCTCCAATGGGCAGGTTAACAGGAACGGCGGTGGTGGGGGCGGGGCTCAAAGAGTGGGTGGGTCCCTTCTCACGGTGGCTTTCCAAATACTGGTCAACAGTTTACCGACGGCCAAACTCACGGTGGAATCAGTGGAGACGGTGAATAATCTGATTTCATGCACCGTCCAGAAGATTAAAGCTGCCCTTCAATGTGAAAGCTGA
- the LOC107911956 gene encoding shaggy-related protein kinase theta isoform X1 — MNVMRRLKSIASGRSSSSSDPFLKVETRTRGMALSGDTGTKRAKVDQESECKVNEASNFVERSTTDREKHMASSSLETVASTSYVTSVARTEKPDVDLLPNEMHEMRIRDEKTADPDEKDMEAPIINGNGTETGQIISATIGGRDGKPKQTISYMAERVIGRGSFGVVFQAKCLERGESVAIKKVPQDKRYKNRELQIMRILDHPNVVQLKHCFFSNTDKDELYLNLVLEYVPETVYQVSKHYTKVNYHVPILHVQLYIYQICRALNYLHHVVGVCHRDIKPQNLLVNPHTHQLKICDFGSAKMLVPGEPNISYICSRYYRAPELIFGATVYSTAIDMWSVGCVMAELLLGHPLFPGESGVDQLVEIIKILGTPTREEIKCMNPNYTEFKFPQIKAHPWHKIFHKQFPPAAVDLVSRLLQYSPNIRCTSLEACAHPFFDNLRDPNVCLPNGQALPPLFNFTAKELAGASDELRQRLIPEHART, encoded by the exons ATGAATGTGATGCGTCGTCTCAAGAGCATTGCTTCCGGTCGTTCTTCTAGTTCTTCCGATCCC ttTTTGAAGGTTGAAACGAGGACGAGAGGAATGGCATTG AGTGGGGATACTGGCACCAAGAGGGCAAAGGTTGATCAAGAATCAGAATGCAAGGTAAATGAGGCATCAAATTTTGTTGAGAGGAGTACCACTGATAGAGAGAAACATATGGCTTCTTCATCTCTGGAAACTGTAGCAAGTACGTCCTATGTAACTTCTGTTGCTAGAACCGAAAAGCCAGATGTTGATCTGCTCcctaatgaaatgcatgaaatgagaATTAGAGATGAGAAAACAGCTGACCCAGATGAGAAG GATATGGAGGCTCCTATTATTAATGGAAATGGAACAGAAACGGGTCAGATAATTTCAGCTACTATTGGTGGTCGGGATGGGAAACCAAAACAG ACAATCTCTTACATGGCAGAGCGTGTGATTGGCAGAGGTTCATTTGGCGTTGTCTTTCAG GCCAAGTGCTTGGAAAGAGGTGAATCTGTTGCTATAAAGAAGGTTCCGCAGGATAAAAGATACAAAAATAGGGAACTCCAGATTATGCGTATACTTGACCATCCTAATGTGGTTCAACTGAAGCACTGTTTCTTTTCAAACACTGACAAAGATGAGCTCTATCTTAATCTTGTTCTAGAGTATGTACCGGAAACTGTTTACCAAGTTTCAAAGCACTACACCAAAGTGAACTATCATGTGCCCATTCTTCATGTGCAGCTGTATATATACCAG ATTTGTCGTGCTCTGAATTATTTACATCATGTGGTTGGTGTTTGTCATCGTGATATTAAGCCTCAAAATTTACTG GTCAATCCCCACACTCACCAGTTGAAGATATGTGATTTTGGTAGTGCAAAAATGTTG GTACCAGGCGAACCTAACATATCATATATATGCTCAAGATATTATAGGGCTCCAGAACTTATATTCGGGGCGACGGTGTATAGCACTGCTATTGATATGTGGTCTGTTGGTTGTGTCATGGCTGAGCTTCTGCTTGGACAT CCGCTATTTCCTGGTGAAAGTGGTGTCGATCAACTAGTGGAAATTATTAAG atactgGGAACACCGACCAGAGAAGAAATTAAATGCATGAATCCAAATTACACTGAATTTAAGTTCCCTCAGATCAAAGCTCATCCATGGCATAAG ATATTTCACAAGCAATTTCCCCCTGCTGCGGTGGATCTTGTGTCAAGGCTGCTTCAATATTCACCAAACATACGTTGCACCTCT TTGGAGGCATGTGCACACCCTTTCTTCGATAATTTAAGGGACCCTAATGTATGCTTGCCTAACGGGCAAGCCCTACCTCCGCTATTCAATTTCACAGCTAAAG
- the LOC107911956 gene encoding shaggy-related protein kinase theta isoform X3 yields the protein MSYLPVSLYSGDTGTKRAKVDQESECKVNEASNFVERSTTDREKHMASSSLETVASTSYVTSVARTEKPDVDLLPNEMHEMRIRDEKTADPDEKDMEAPIINGNGTETGQIISATIGGRDGKPKQTISYMAERVIGRGSFGVVFQAKCLERGESVAIKKVPQDKRYKNRELQIMRILDHPNVVQLKHCFFSNTDKDELYLNLVLEYVPETVYQVSKHYTKVNYHVPILHVQLYIYQICRALNYLHHVVGVCHRDIKPQNLLVNPHTHQLKICDFGSAKMLVPGEPNISYICSRYYRAPELIFGATVYSTAIDMWSVGCVMAELLLGHPLFPGESGVDQLVEIIKILGTPTREEIKCMNPNYTEFKFPQIKAHPWHKIFHKQFPPAAVDLVSRLLQYSPNIRCTSLEACAHPFFDNLRDPNVCLPNGQALPPLFNFTAKELAGASDELRQRLIPEHART from the exons ATGAGCTACTTGCCTGTTTCTCTTTAT AGTGGGGATACTGGCACCAAGAGGGCAAAGGTTGATCAAGAATCAGAATGCAAGGTAAATGAGGCATCAAATTTTGTTGAGAGGAGTACCACTGATAGAGAGAAACATATGGCTTCTTCATCTCTGGAAACTGTAGCAAGTACGTCCTATGTAACTTCTGTTGCTAGAACCGAAAAGCCAGATGTTGATCTGCTCcctaatgaaatgcatgaaatgagaATTAGAGATGAGAAAACAGCTGACCCAGATGAGAAG GATATGGAGGCTCCTATTATTAATGGAAATGGAACAGAAACGGGTCAGATAATTTCAGCTACTATTGGTGGTCGGGATGGGAAACCAAAACAG ACAATCTCTTACATGGCAGAGCGTGTGATTGGCAGAGGTTCATTTGGCGTTGTCTTTCAG GCCAAGTGCTTGGAAAGAGGTGAATCTGTTGCTATAAAGAAGGTTCCGCAGGATAAAAGATACAAAAATAGGGAACTCCAGATTATGCGTATACTTGACCATCCTAATGTGGTTCAACTGAAGCACTGTTTCTTTTCAAACACTGACAAAGATGAGCTCTATCTTAATCTTGTTCTAGAGTATGTACCGGAAACTGTTTACCAAGTTTCAAAGCACTACACCAAAGTGAACTATCATGTGCCCATTCTTCATGTGCAGCTGTATATATACCAG ATTTGTCGTGCTCTGAATTATTTACATCATGTGGTTGGTGTTTGTCATCGTGATATTAAGCCTCAAAATTTACTG GTCAATCCCCACACTCACCAGTTGAAGATATGTGATTTTGGTAGTGCAAAAATGTTG GTACCAGGCGAACCTAACATATCATATATATGCTCAAGATATTATAGGGCTCCAGAACTTATATTCGGGGCGACGGTGTATAGCACTGCTATTGATATGTGGTCTGTTGGTTGTGTCATGGCTGAGCTTCTGCTTGGACAT CCGCTATTTCCTGGTGAAAGTGGTGTCGATCAACTAGTGGAAATTATTAAG atactgGGAACACCGACCAGAGAAGAAATTAAATGCATGAATCCAAATTACACTGAATTTAAGTTCCCTCAGATCAAAGCTCATCCATGGCATAAG ATATTTCACAAGCAATTTCCCCCTGCTGCGGTGGATCTTGTGTCAAGGCTGCTTCAATATTCACCAAACATACGTTGCACCTCT TTGGAGGCATGTGCACACCCTTTCTTCGATAATTTAAGGGACCCTAATGTATGCTTGCCTAACGGGCAAGCCCTACCTCCGCTATTCAATTTCACAGCTAAAG
- the LOC107911956 gene encoding shaggy-related protein kinase theta isoform X2 produces the protein MNVMRRLKSIASGRSSSSSDPSGDTGTKRAKVDQESECKVNEASNFVERSTTDREKHMASSSLETVASTSYVTSVARTEKPDVDLLPNEMHEMRIRDEKTADPDEKDMEAPIINGNGTETGQIISATIGGRDGKPKQTISYMAERVIGRGSFGVVFQAKCLERGESVAIKKVPQDKRYKNRELQIMRILDHPNVVQLKHCFFSNTDKDELYLNLVLEYVPETVYQVSKHYTKVNYHVPILHVQLYIYQICRALNYLHHVVGVCHRDIKPQNLLVNPHTHQLKICDFGSAKMLVPGEPNISYICSRYYRAPELIFGATVYSTAIDMWSVGCVMAELLLGHPLFPGESGVDQLVEIIKILGTPTREEIKCMNPNYTEFKFPQIKAHPWHKIFHKQFPPAAVDLVSRLLQYSPNIRCTSLEACAHPFFDNLRDPNVCLPNGQALPPLFNFTAKELAGASDELRQRLIPEHART, from the exons ATGAATGTGATGCGTCGTCTCAAGAGCATTGCTTCCGGTCGTTCTTCTAGTTCTTCCGATCCC AGTGGGGATACTGGCACCAAGAGGGCAAAGGTTGATCAAGAATCAGAATGCAAGGTAAATGAGGCATCAAATTTTGTTGAGAGGAGTACCACTGATAGAGAGAAACATATGGCTTCTTCATCTCTGGAAACTGTAGCAAGTACGTCCTATGTAACTTCTGTTGCTAGAACCGAAAAGCCAGATGTTGATCTGCTCcctaatgaaatgcatgaaatgagaATTAGAGATGAGAAAACAGCTGACCCAGATGAGAAG GATATGGAGGCTCCTATTATTAATGGAAATGGAACAGAAACGGGTCAGATAATTTCAGCTACTATTGGTGGTCGGGATGGGAAACCAAAACAG ACAATCTCTTACATGGCAGAGCGTGTGATTGGCAGAGGTTCATTTGGCGTTGTCTTTCAG GCCAAGTGCTTGGAAAGAGGTGAATCTGTTGCTATAAAGAAGGTTCCGCAGGATAAAAGATACAAAAATAGGGAACTCCAGATTATGCGTATACTTGACCATCCTAATGTGGTTCAACTGAAGCACTGTTTCTTTTCAAACACTGACAAAGATGAGCTCTATCTTAATCTTGTTCTAGAGTATGTACCGGAAACTGTTTACCAAGTTTCAAAGCACTACACCAAAGTGAACTATCATGTGCCCATTCTTCATGTGCAGCTGTATATATACCAG ATTTGTCGTGCTCTGAATTATTTACATCATGTGGTTGGTGTTTGTCATCGTGATATTAAGCCTCAAAATTTACTG GTCAATCCCCACACTCACCAGTTGAAGATATGTGATTTTGGTAGTGCAAAAATGTTG GTACCAGGCGAACCTAACATATCATATATATGCTCAAGATATTATAGGGCTCCAGAACTTATATTCGGGGCGACGGTGTATAGCACTGCTATTGATATGTGGTCTGTTGGTTGTGTCATGGCTGAGCTTCTGCTTGGACAT CCGCTATTTCCTGGTGAAAGTGGTGTCGATCAACTAGTGGAAATTATTAAG atactgGGAACACCGACCAGAGAAGAAATTAAATGCATGAATCCAAATTACACTGAATTTAAGTTCCCTCAGATCAAAGCTCATCCATGGCATAAG ATATTTCACAAGCAATTTCCCCCTGCTGCGGTGGATCTTGTGTCAAGGCTGCTTCAATATTCACCAAACATACGTTGCACCTCT TTGGAGGCATGTGCACACCCTTTCTTCGATAATTTAAGGGACCCTAATGTATGCTTGCCTAACGGGCAAGCCCTACCTCCGCTATTCAATTTCACAGCTAAAG
- the LOC107911955 gene encoding homeobox-leucine zipper protein ANTHOCYANINLESS 2 isoform X2 — translation MRESLEGSVGRRSREEEHESRSGSDNMDGASGDDQDAADKPPRKKRYHRHTPQQIQELEALFKECPHPDEKQRLELSKRLCLETRQVKFWFQNRRTQMKTQLERHENSLLRQENDKLRAENMSIRDAMRNPICTNCGGPAIIGDISLEEQHLRIENARLKDELDRVCALAGKFLGRPISTLATSIAPPLPNSSLELGVGSNGFGALSTVATTLPLGPDFGGGMSNALIPASRPTTAVTGLDRSVERSMFLELALAAMDELVKMAQTDEPLWIRSLEGGREILNQDEYLRTFTPCIGMKSNGFVTEASRESGMVIINSLALVETLMDSNRWSEMFPCMIARTSTTDVISSGVGGTRNGALQLMHAELQVLSPLVPVREVNFLRFCKQHAEGVWAVVDVSIETIRETSGAPSFVNCRRLPSGCVVQDMPNGYSKVTWVEHAEYEESQVHQLYHPLLRSGMAFGAQRWVATLQRQCECLAILMSSSVPTRDHTGITASGRRSMLKLAQRMTDNFCAGVCASTVHKWNKLNVGNVDEDVRVMTRKSVDDPGEPPGIVLSAATSVWLPVSPQRLFDFLRDERLRSEWDILSNGGPMQEMAHIAKGQDHGNCVSLLRASAMNANQSSMLILQETCIDAAGSLVVYAPVDIPAMHVVMNGGDSAYVALLPSGFAIVPDGPGSRGPTSNGQVNRNGGGGGGAQRVGGSLLTVAFQILVNSLPTAKLTVESVETVNNLISCTVQKIKAALQCES, via the exons ATGCGTGAGAGTTTGGAGGGAAGTGTGGGGAGAAGAAGTAGAGAAGAAGAACATGAGAGCAGATCTGGGAGTGATAACATGGATGGAGCTTCGGGAGATGATCAAGACGCCGCCGACAAGCCTCCCAGGAAGAAGAGATACCACCGACACACTCCTCAGCAAATCCAAGAGCTTGAAGC TCTCTTTAAGGAGTGCCCTCATCCCGATGAGAAGCAGAGATTGGAGCTTAGCAAAAGGCTTTGCTTAGAAACCAGACAGGTTAAGTTTTGGTTCCAAAACCGCCGTACCCAAATGAAG ACCCAATTGGAACGTCATGAGAACTCTTTGCTCAGGCAAGAGAATGATAAGCTTCGAGCTGAAAACATGTCTATAAGGGACGCTATGAGGAACCCCATTTGTACTAATTGCGGGGGTCCGGCGATTATCGGTGATATATCCCTTGAAGAACAACACCTTAGGATCGAGAACGCTCGTTTGAAAGATGAGCTAGATCGAGTTTGTGCACTGGCAGGCAAGTTTCTGGGGCGTCCCATTTCAACACTAGCCACTTCAATTGCACCTCCATTGCCCAACTCAAGTTTGGAGCTTGGAGTTGGTAGCAACGGTTTCGGAGCTTTAAGCACCGTGGCTACAACATTGCCTTTGGGGCCTGACTTTGGAGGTGGGATGTCAAATGCTTTGATTCCTGCTAGCAGACCAACAACTGCAGTGACTGGACTCGACAGATCGGTGGAAAGATCCATGTTTTTGGAACTTGCTTTGGCAGCAATGGATGAATTGGTTAAGATGGCACAAACTGATGAACCGCTTTGGATTAGGAGCTTGGAAGGTGGGAGAGAAATACTAAACCAAGATGAGTACTTGAGGACTTTCACTCCTTGCATTGGCATGAAATCCAACGGCTTTGTCACTGAGGCTTCTCGAGAGTCTGGGATGGTGATTATCAACAGTTTGGCCCTTGTTGAAACCTTGATGGACTCG aaTCGTTGGTCGGAGATGTTTCCATGTATGATTGCCAGAACATCAACGACTGATGTGATATCTAGTGGTGTGGGAGGAACCAGGAACGGTGCACTTCAACTG ATGCATGCTGAGCTCCAAGTCCTTTCTCCTTTGGTTCCAGTTCGCGAGGTTAATTTCCTAAGGTTCTGCAAGCAACACGCAGAAGGGGTTTGGGCTGTGGTCGATGTGTCCATTGAGACCATCCGAGAAACTTCGGGTGCACCCTCATTTGTGAACTGCAGGAGGCTTCCTTCTGGCTGTGTTGTGCAAGATATGCCCAATGGCTACTCCAAG GTGACATGGGTGGAACATGCAGAATATGAGGAGAGCCAAGTTCACCAACTCTACCACCCATTGCTAAGATCGGGGATGGCCTTCGGTGCCCAACGCTGGGTGGCCACCCTACAGCGCCAATGCGAATGCCTTGCTATCCTTATGTCCTCCTCTGTTCCCACTAGGGATCATACAG GGATAACTGCAAGTGGGAGACGAAGCATGCTAAAGCTAGCCCAACGAATGACGGATAATTTCTGTGCTGGGGTGTGTGCCTCCACGGTTCATAAATGGAACAAGCTGAACGTAGGGAACGTGGATGAGGACGTTAGGGTAATGACCCGAAAGAGCGTTGACGACCCCGGTGAGCCACCGGGCATCGTGTTGAGCGCGGCTACTTCAGTTTGGTTGCCAGTGTCACCTCAAAGACTGTTTGATTTCCTGCGTGATGAACGGCTGAGAAGCGAGTGGGACATCTTGTCCAACGGTGGTCCCATGCAAGAGATGGCCCACATCGCCAAAGGCCAAGATCACGGCAACTGCGTCTCCCTCCTCCGTGCCAGC GCCATGAACGCAAACCAGAGCAGCATGCTGATACTGCAGGAGACATGCATCGATGCGGCGGGATCGCTTGTGGTGTACGCGCCTGTTGACATCCCAGCCATGCACGTGGTTATGAACGGAGGTGATTCCGCTTACGTGGCTCTCTTACCCTCGGGTTTTGCTATCGTCCCCGATGGACCAGGCTCTCGTGGGCCTACCTCCAATGGGCAGGTTAACAGGAACGGCGGTGGTGGGGGCGGGGCTCAAAGAGTGGGTGGGTCCCTTCTCACGGTGGCTTTCCAAATACTGGTCAACAGTTTACCGACGGCCAAACTCACGGTGGAATCAGTGGAGACGGTGAATAATCTGATTTCATGCACCGTCCAGAAGATTAAAGCTGCCCTTCAATGTGAAAGCTGA